Proteins from one Candidatus Nitrospira nitrosa genomic window:
- a CDS encoding N-acetylmuramoyl-L-alanine amidase family protein gives MQEREPRLFSLKPLTLIAAGVLFSLSAGLVPQAVAWSSDKPRTLSIQGSKQSHVRGTTASLAPVTIRNVRATTSPEKIRLVLDLDRHATVIEQRAVNASQVVIALPDAWLSQAAQSRTLDGTIPSPFMVTQITPHAVAVSLPRTSFQSYKHFLLTDPPRLVIDVTLPAEQGLSSTGTPQEAPKRVAPTAPQPFAPRTKGYTTIVIDPGHGGKDPGARGVRKTEEKDITLKVGLQLRKLLSKHPGVRVLMTRDHDVFVELEERARFANSNEADLFVSIHVNSHPSRTVKGIEIYHFGEAKDQRALEVAARENGTPISNTGVGWEYLVADLLTTKKIEESLELAWNAKAAMVAQMNGHYEIDDHGVKTAPFYVLRFTSMPSILAEIAYISNPLEEELLHKPVFVQDVAQSLYQGIVAFLSAGKSEIR, from the coding sequence ATGCAAGAACGAGAGCCCCGGCTGTTTTCACTCAAGCCTCTCACGCTCATCGCGGCTGGTGTCCTCTTCTCTCTCTCCGCTGGGCTGGTTCCCCAAGCCGTGGCGTGGTCATCCGACAAACCACGGACACTATCGATACAGGGGTCGAAACAGAGTCATGTCAGGGGGACCACCGCTTCCCTCGCTCCGGTGACTATCCGTAATGTCCGCGCGACGACCAGTCCTGAGAAGATTAGGCTCGTTCTAGATCTTGATCGTCATGCCACAGTTATCGAACAGCGGGCAGTAAATGCCAGCCAGGTGGTCATTGCCCTTCCTGATGCCTGGCTCAGCCAAGCCGCACAGAGCAGGACACTGGACGGAACGATCCCCTCGCCCTTCATGGTGACTCAAATCACACCTCACGCGGTGGCCGTTTCCCTGCCAAGGACCTCGTTCCAATCATATAAGCACTTCCTTTTAACCGATCCTCCACGCTTGGTCATTGATGTCACCCTTCCCGCAGAGCAAGGCCTGAGCTCCACAGGTACGCCTCAAGAGGCTCCGAAACGTGTGGCCCCAACAGCTCCGCAGCCTTTTGCCCCACGAACAAAGGGTTACACCACCATTGTGATCGATCCAGGCCATGGAGGGAAAGATCCGGGTGCACGGGGAGTCAGAAAAACCGAGGAGAAAGACATTACGCTCAAAGTAGGGCTGCAACTCCGAAAACTCCTGAGCAAACACCCCGGAGTGCGAGTATTGATGACCCGCGACCATGATGTCTTTGTTGAGTTGGAGGAGCGGGCGAGGTTTGCCAACAGCAACGAAGCCGATCTCTTCGTCTCCATCCATGTCAACTCCCACCCCTCACGGACAGTCAAAGGGATCGAAATCTATCACTTTGGAGAGGCTAAGGACCAACGGGCGCTCGAGGTAGCGGCTCGAGAAAACGGGACCCCTATCAGCAACACCGGCGTTGGGTGGGAATACCTGGTGGCAGATCTCTTAACGACGAAGAAGATTGAGGAATCGCTGGAGCTCGCATGGAATGCCAAAGCCGCCATGGTGGCTCAGATGAACGGCCACTATGAAATCGACGATCATGGCGTCAAGACTGCCCCTTTCTATGTCTTGAGATTCACGAGCATGCCCAGTATTCTGGCAGAAATTGCCTATATTTCGAATCCCTTGGAAGAAGAGCTGCTTCATAAACCGGTGTTCGTCCAGGATGTTGCCCAATCACTCTACCAGGGTATTGTCGCCTTCCTCTCAGCAGGCAAGTCTGAGATACGCTAA
- the truA gene encoding tRNA pseudouridine(38-40) synthase TruA, whose protein sequence is MPTIKLTLEYDGTAYAGWQRQPDQPTIQAAVETAIFGVTQITVPVIGAGRTDSGVHALGQVVSFRINREMTPRAWTRALNAHLPEDIVVRSVELMPDSFHARHSAKGKLYEYHILNRPGRPAIERAYWWHVHQPLDDAAMSTAGITLVGTHDFSSFQTQPTDNDDPICHLQQFMVFLEGDRLRIAVYADRFLKQMIRSIVGTLVEVGMNKRAPGSLTDIINARNRSAAGKTAPPQGLFLMRVDYD, encoded by the coding sequence ATGCCCACCATAAAGCTCACCCTCGAATATGACGGCACAGCCTATGCCGGCTGGCAACGTCAGCCCGACCAGCCGACTATTCAGGCGGCCGTTGAAACTGCCATTTTCGGCGTCACGCAGATCACCGTACCGGTCATTGGTGCCGGACGGACGGATTCCGGAGTGCATGCCCTGGGCCAGGTTGTCAGCTTCCGCATCAATCGTGAGATGACTCCACGCGCATGGACGAGAGCCTTGAATGCGCACCTTCCTGAGGATATCGTGGTCAGATCGGTTGAGCTCATGCCGGACTCATTCCATGCAAGACATTCGGCCAAGGGCAAACTGTATGAATACCACATCCTCAATCGGCCAGGCCGTCCAGCAATTGAGCGAGCCTATTGGTGGCACGTCCACCAGCCCCTTGACGACGCGGCCATGAGTACCGCCGGAATCACCTTAGTTGGGACCCATGACTTTTCTTCGTTCCAGACACAGCCGACGGACAACGATGATCCTATCTGTCATCTTCAGCAATTCATGGTTTTTCTGGAAGGCGACCGACTACGGATTGCAGTGTATGCAGATCGTTTTTTAAAACAGATGATCCGCTCCATCGTCGGAACACTCGTGGAGGTCGGAATGAACAAACGCGCCCCGGGAAGCCTCACTGACATCATCAATGCACGAAACCGCTCGGCTGCCGGGAAAACAGCGCCGCCACAGGGACTGTTTTTAATGCGAGTTGATTATGACTGA
- the aepY gene encoding phosphonopyruvate decarboxylase — protein MIDPQEFVACLRANGVGFFSGVPDSLLKELCSCIAQESSADQHIVAANEGGAVALALGYHLATGNIPLVYFQNSGLGNSINPLLSLADQEVYAIPMLLVIGWRGEPGVHDEPQHKKQGRVMLPMLDAMEIPFSLLSPELDRADTTLKDAVAHARTSSTPYALVVKKDTFKPFTAFQPESPSFPLSREEAIHQVIEGLDDRDVIVSTTGMPSREVYDYRRKKGSGHHRDFLTVGGMGHASHIALGIALQQPDRSVYCLDGDGATLMHMGALSLNGTLKAKNFKHIILNNGAHDSVGGQPTVGLAIDFLSIARASGYRQVLRAQTKQELASGLTDLKRSSGPSLLEIRVRRGARKDLGRPATTPIQNKQAFMDFVRSQG, from the coding sequence ATGATCGATCCACAAGAATTTGTTGCGTGCCTGAGGGCGAATGGCGTTGGGTTTTTCAGCGGGGTACCTGATTCCCTCCTGAAAGAGTTGTGCTCCTGCATCGCACAAGAAAGTTCTGCGGATCAACATATTGTTGCCGCCAACGAAGGTGGTGCTGTTGCGCTGGCGTTGGGATATCACTTGGCGACAGGAAATATTCCGTTGGTCTACTTCCAAAACTCTGGTTTAGGCAACAGTATCAATCCGCTCCTCTCCTTGGCCGATCAGGAGGTCTATGCTATTCCGATGTTGCTTGTGATCGGATGGCGGGGAGAACCAGGCGTCCACGATGAGCCGCAACACAAGAAACAGGGACGTGTGATGTTGCCCATGCTGGATGCGATGGAAATTCCATTCTCCCTGTTGAGTCCGGAACTTGATCGTGCGGATACAACCCTGAAAGATGCCGTGGCACATGCACGAACGTCCAGTACTCCCTACGCGCTTGTTGTCAAAAAGGACACATTCAAACCGTTTACGGCTTTTCAGCCGGAGAGCCCGTCGTTCCCACTGTCGCGTGAGGAGGCCATTCATCAGGTGATCGAGGGACTGGATGATCGTGATGTGATTGTGTCGACCACCGGCATGCCTTCCCGTGAGGTTTATGACTACAGGCGCAAAAAGGGGAGCGGCCATCACCGTGATTTTTTAACCGTAGGCGGCATGGGGCATGCTTCCCACATTGCACTCGGTATTGCGCTTCAACAGCCAGACCGTTCGGTGTATTGTTTGGATGGAGATGGCGCGACGCTGATGCATATGGGAGCACTTTCTCTCAATGGAACATTGAAAGCAAAAAACTTCAAGCATATTATTCTGAACAATGGGGCACATGATTCGGTAGGTGGTCAACCGACTGTGGGGTTGGCAATCGACTTTCTCAGCATTGCTCGCGCATCCGGTTACAGACAAGTCTTACGAGCTCAGACGAAGCAGGAGCTTGCGAGCGGTCTCACAGACCTCAAACGCTCGAGCGGCCCTAGTCTACTGGAGATTCGTGTTCGCCGGGGGGCCAGAAAAGATTTGGGTCGACCGGCCACGACTCCGATCCAGAATAAGCAGGCATTCATGGATTTTGTCAGGTCTCAGGGGTAA
- the aepX gene encoding phosphoenolpyruvate mutase, giving the protein MSSTPGVTPAHQFRKLLLSDQLEFICEAHNGLSAKIVQEAGFKGIWASGLSISAQFGVRDNNEASWTQVLDNLEFMSDATTVPILLDGDTGYGNFNNMQRLVRKLEQRRIAAVCIEDKLFPKTNSFIKGDAQPMADMQEFCGKIKAGKDAQTDADFCIIARVEAFICGWGLAEALRRAEAYRQAGADGILIHSALSVPDEILSFKQEWGNRGPVVIVPTKYYATPTEVFRQHGFSIVIWANHLLRAAVTAMQKTAATLKEQEHLLSIEDKVAPVAEIFRLQNAAELQDAEDRYLPRGAENTGAIVLAASRGEELRELTEHQPKTMVKIQGTPILAHIVDAYNAVGIKDITVVRGYKKESVNLPNLRYLDNDDFADTGELDSLRKAFSMLKSPSKDLIISYGDVLFNKYIPQALCQENEDFVIFVDSDWQNQSSYVRLGGFVECSLPNSKKAFNAKVYLKQLGNTVKREQTHGVWMGFLKVSPAGATQLQALLSTMMTDPANRKAGIPHLLQELLKRQLPIRVLYTVGHWLDINSLDDLVQAGNF; this is encoded by the coding sequence ATGAGCTCAACCCCAGGTGTCACACCAGCGCATCAGTTTCGAAAGCTTCTCTTGTCGGACCAGTTGGAATTTATTTGTGAAGCGCACAACGGTCTCAGTGCAAAAATCGTTCAAGAGGCAGGCTTCAAAGGTATTTGGGCCAGTGGTCTCTCGATCTCGGCTCAATTTGGGGTTCGTGATAACAATGAAGCCAGCTGGACTCAGGTTTTGGACAATCTGGAGTTCATGTCCGATGCGACCACGGTTCCTATCCTGCTCGATGGTGATACGGGATACGGCAATTTCAATAACATGCAGCGGCTGGTTCGTAAACTGGAGCAGCGGCGTATTGCTGCCGTATGTATCGAAGACAAGTTGTTCCCCAAGACGAATAGTTTTATCAAGGGGGATGCACAACCGATGGCGGACATGCAGGAGTTTTGCGGCAAGATCAAAGCGGGGAAAGACGCACAAACTGACGCTGACTTTTGCATTATCGCCAGAGTGGAAGCCTTCATCTGCGGCTGGGGGCTGGCGGAGGCGCTTCGCCGAGCCGAGGCGTATCGTCAGGCCGGAGCAGACGGGATTCTCATCCATAGCGCGCTGTCGGTGCCTGATGAAATCCTGTCGTTCAAGCAGGAGTGGGGGAATCGAGGCCCCGTCGTGATTGTGCCGACGAAGTATTATGCGACCCCGACCGAGGTGTTTCGACAGCATGGATTTTCGATCGTCATTTGGGCCAATCACCTGCTCCGGGCCGCCGTCACGGCCATGCAGAAAACAGCCGCGACGTTGAAAGAACAGGAGCATCTACTCTCTATTGAGGACAAAGTGGCTCCTGTTGCCGAGATCTTTCGCTTGCAGAATGCGGCGGAATTGCAGGATGCCGAAGACCGGTACCTTCCTCGAGGAGCAGAAAACACCGGGGCCATCGTCTTGGCAGCTTCGCGTGGCGAGGAACTCCGGGAATTGACTGAGCATCAGCCGAAGACGATGGTCAAGATTCAGGGGACACCGATTCTCGCCCATATCGTGGACGCCTACAACGCTGTAGGGATTAAGGACATTACGGTCGTCCGTGGGTATAAGAAGGAATCGGTCAATCTGCCCAACCTGAGGTATTTGGATAACGATGACTTTGCCGACACCGGTGAGTTGGATTCACTACGGAAGGCCTTCAGCATGCTGAAAAGCCCATCGAAGGACTTGATCATTTCTTATGGAGATGTACTGTTCAATAAATACATCCCGCAAGCGCTCTGTCAGGAGAACGAGGATTTTGTGATCTTCGTGGATAGCGATTGGCAGAACCAAAGCAGTTATGTGCGCCTCGGTGGGTTTGTCGAATGCTCCTTGCCGAATTCGAAGAAGGCGTTTAATGCCAAAGTCTATTTGAAGCAGCTTGGGAATACGGTCAAGAGAGAGCAGACCCATGGAGTCTGGATGGGGTTTCTGAAAGTTTCCCCGGCCGGGGCGACCCAGCTTCAGGCCCTCCTTTCGACGATGATGACCGATCCTGCGAATCGCAAGGCCGGAATCCCTCATCTCTTGCAGGAACTGTTAAAGCGACAACTGCCAATTCGTGTGTTGTATACCGTGGGGCACTGGCTCGATATCAACAGTCTCGATGATCTGGTTCAGGCGGGGAACTTCTGA
- a CDS encoding PsiF family protein encodes MRRVLCPLALTFFALTLGVTPFALAAPEQQNKMKACNEQANVKGFGEGKGDERKAFMKECLSAKSGKGGGGKETQQNKMKTCNKEAGDKQLKGDERKKFMSDCLSA; translated from the coding sequence ATGCGGAGAGTTCTATGCCCCCTCGCTCTGACATTCTTTGCGCTCACCCTTGGGGTGACTCCGTTTGCTCTGGCTGCACCTGAGCAACAGAACAAAATGAAGGCCTGCAACGAACAGGCAAACGTGAAAGGGTTTGGCGAGGGAAAAGGCGATGAACGGAAGGCGTTTATGAAGGAATGCCTTTCCGCCAAATCGGGGAAAGGTGGAGGCGGCAAGGAGACTCAGCAGAATAAAATGAAGACGTGCAATAAGGAAGCCGGCGATAAACAACTGAAGGGCGACGAGCGGAAGAAGTTCATGAGCGACTGCCTATCTGCATAA
- the cysE gene encoding serine O-acetyltransferase, whose amino-acid sequence MLTHIKQDLQAVFDRDPAATSKLEVILTYAGFHALLAYRISHRLRSIGVPFLPRAISQLARWLTGVEIHPSAKIGTGFFIDHGMGVVIGETAEIGDYVTLFQGVTLGGTGKERGKRHPTLGNHVVVGAGAKILGGITIGDNVKIGANSVVLKNVAANSTVIGVPGRVIKSQGERLPDATMDQVDLPDPISDRFIALEQELIELRKKLENHGEPRRQ is encoded by the coding sequence ATGTTGACGCACATCAAACAGGACCTTCAGGCGGTCTTTGATCGAGATCCGGCAGCGACCAGTAAGCTGGAGGTCATTCTCACGTACGCAGGCTTTCATGCCTTGCTCGCCTATCGTATTTCTCACCGGCTCAGGTCCATCGGCGTTCCTTTCTTGCCACGAGCGATTTCTCAGTTGGCTCGTTGGCTCACCGGCGTTGAGATCCATCCTTCCGCCAAGATCGGGACGGGGTTTTTCATCGACCATGGCATGGGCGTGGTGATCGGGGAAACGGCAGAAATTGGTGACTATGTGACGCTCTTTCAAGGGGTCACGCTGGGAGGAACAGGAAAAGAACGTGGTAAGCGGCATCCGACGCTTGGTAATCATGTAGTGGTGGGTGCAGGGGCCAAGATCCTTGGGGGGATTACGATCGGAGACAATGTTAAGATTGGAGCCAATTCGGTTGTCTTGAAGAATGTTGCGGCCAATTCAACGGTGATCGGTGTTCCAGGCCGCGTCATCAAATCCCAGGGCGAGCGCTTGCCCGATGCCACAATGGATCAAGTTGATCTCCCGGACCCCATCAGTGACCGCTTCATCGCATTAGAGCAGGAATTGATTGAGCTTCGGAAGAAGCTCGAAAATCACGGTGAACCGCGCCGCCAATAG
- the ispF gene encoding 2-C-methyl-D-erythritol 2,4-cyclodiphosphate synthase, translating to MSKGFRIGYGYDVHPLGPGRKLILGGVEIPHGKGLLGHSDSDVLVHAICDALLGAMGEGDLGRHYPSSDLRYKGISSLKLLEDVMSKLTTKGYRVGNIDTVIVAQAPRLGPHLSTMQESIAAAAGVAPGLVNVKVKSGEGLDAVGHEEGMIAHAVCLIEPA from the coding sequence ATGAGCAAGGGATTCCGTATCGGATATGGGTATGATGTCCATCCATTGGGACCTGGGCGCAAGCTGATTCTTGGCGGTGTTGAAATCCCTCATGGCAAAGGCCTGCTCGGTCATTCTGATTCCGATGTGCTGGTCCATGCCATCTGCGATGCCTTATTGGGAGCAATGGGAGAGGGAGATCTGGGGCGGCATTACCCCAGTTCTGATCTCAGGTACAAAGGCATCTCGAGCCTCAAGTTATTGGAAGACGTGATGTCAAAGCTGACAACGAAAGGCTATCGAGTAGGAAATATTGATACGGTGATTGTGGCTCAAGCGCCAAGGCTCGGACCGCATCTCTCGACGATGCAGGAGTCTATCGCCGCAGCTGCCGGTGTTGCTCCTGGACTAGTGAATGTGAAGGTGAAGAGCGGAGAAGGATTAGACGCAGTAGGGCATGAGGAGGGGATGATCGCCCACGCAGTCTGTTTGATCGAGCCGGCCTAG